Proteins found in one Takifugu flavidus isolate HTHZ2018 chromosome 7, ASM371156v2, whole genome shotgun sequence genomic segment:
- the commd2 gene encoding COMM domain-containing protein 2, with protein sequence MLLVLSEDHKEHLALLTKVAPSVVAEFGRIALELLKRGTSTKMYEGAARKLGVPVESVQHGIEGLMFLMTESSKHMISEVDFLDSILSLDFGEEVDQILLKLYQEHQSQIRTTLHWLPDKLQTYYNLEWRLDVQLASRSVHQQVVPMVTLHVSLMKGCNSLSSRVLQTDPGTLLHIISTLEAALETMKTSHARRILRNI encoded by the exons ATGTTGCTGGTTCTTTCTGAAGACCACAAAGAACATCTGGCCTTGCTGACAAAAGTGGCTCCTTCAG TGGTTGCAGAGTTTGGTCGTATCGCACTGGAGTTACTAAAGAGGGGAACAAGCACCAAGATGTATGAGGGAGCAGCCA GGAAGCTGGGTGTTCCTGTGGAATCGGTACAGCATGGCATAGAGGGCCTGATGTTTCTAATGACGGAAAGCTCCAAACACATG ATATCAGAGGTTGATTTCCTGGACTCCATTCTGAGTTTAGATTTTGGTGAGGAGGTTGACCAGATCCTTTTAAAG ctgtacCAGGAGCACCAAAGTCAGATTCGTACTAcccttcattggctgcctgacaAACTTCAAACATACTACAATCTGGAATGGAGATTGGATGTGCAG CTGGCAAGTCGCTCAGTTCATCAGCAGGTGGTTCCCATGGTAACATTGCACGTCTCTTTGATGAAAGGTTGCAATAGCCTTAGCAGCAGGGTTCTGCAGACTGACCCTGGCACTCTCCTACACATCATCTCCACACTGGAGGCTGCTTTGGAAACCATGAAAACCAGTCATGCTCGTAGAATATTGCGCAACATTTAG